From a single Sebastes umbrosus isolate fSebUmb1 chromosome 17, fSebUmb1.pri, whole genome shotgun sequence genomic region:
- the alg5 gene encoding dolichyl-phosphate beta-glucosyltransferase, with protein MDFLCEIVQALVALAALGFIVVLIIVHVTAGMVNLTRHEKEKYFLTATGEKELFPSLHDPHSRELSVVIPAYQEELRMPVMLDEATEYLENRQKQHPSFTYEVIVVDDGSKDKTTEVALRYCRKYGADKVRVLTLVENRGKGGAVRMGTLSSRGKFILMADADGATKFSDIDKVEAGLNELNPKPENMAISCGSRAHLEQDSVAQRSMFRTFLMYGFHFLVWFLCVRGIKDTQCGFKLFTREAALKTFSCLHVERWAFDVELLYIAQCFKIPVAEVAVNWTEIEGSKLVPFWSWLQMGRDLIIIRLRYFTGAWKLQSPQKTD; from the exons GTGCTCATAATAGTCCACGTCACTGCCGGGATGGTGAACCTGACACGCCACGAGAAGGAGAAATACTTCCTCACTGCGACAGGAGAGAAGGAGCTTTTCCCCAGCCTGCATGATCCCCATTCCAGGGAGCTCTCTGTGGTGATACCGGCCTACCAAGAGGAACTCCGAA TGCCTGTGATGTTGGATGAAGCTACAGAGTACCTGGAAAACAGACAG AAACAGCATCCCTCTTTTACCTATGAGGTCATTGTGGTTGACGATGGCAGCAAAGACAAAACCACAGAG GTTGCTTTGCGGTACTGCAGGAAGTACGGTGCTGATAAAGTGCGGGTCCTGACGCTGGTGGAGAACAGGGGTAAAGGAGGAGCTGTGCGGATG GGAACTCTGAgctccagagggaaattcattCTGATGGCAGATGCTGACGGAGCCACAAAGTTTTCTGACATTGACAAAGTGGAGGCTGGACTGAACGAGCTCAACCCTAAACCG GAGAACATGGCAATTTCCTGTGGGTCGAGAGCTCACCTGGAGCAAGACTCGGTAGCTCAG CGATCTATGTTTCGTACATTCCTGATGTATGGCTTTCACTTCCTGGTGTGGTTCCTCTGTGTGAGAGGGATCAAGGACACACAATGCGGCTTCAAGCTTTTCACACGTGAGGCTGCGCTCAAGACCTTCTCTTGTCTCCATGTAGAACGATG GGCTTTTGATGTGGAGCTCCTGTATATTGCCCAGTGTTTTAAAATCCCCGTAGCAGAGGTGGCGGTCAACTGGACTGAAATAGAAG GATCCAAGCTGGTCCCGTTTTGGAGCTGGCTGCAGATGGGACGAGACCTGATCATCATTCGCCTGCGCTACTTCACCGGAGCCTGGAAGCTGCAGTCACCACAGAAGACTGACTAG